The Terriglobales bacterium genome includes the window CGCTTACGTCGCGAAGAGGTTGTCTTTTTCGTCTTTGAGTTCTTGTCGACTCGGATTTTCCATGCCGTCTTGAGCGCACCAAGAACAACGTCTTCGCTGGCGCGCGCGAGCACCAGGTGCGTCGCACCCATTCTTCCCCAACCACCCGCGATCGGGATGAAGACCTCAGGGGCCTCAGCGACAAATTGGGCCTGCACTTCGGGCGTCAGCAACAGGTTGCCGTAGCCCTGCTTGACAGACGCGAGGGTGGCGAAGATGTGGCCACCAACCCGGAAGTCAACCGACCCCATATGCGATCCTTCTTCCGCACCTTCAAGGCTCAACGCAAGTCGTCGAAAATCGTTTCCGTTCATTTGTTCCCGTGGATGATTTTGAGGTCAGCCAGCCACTTCATCAGCAGCTCCGGCCAGATTCCGGCTACAGCATTGTACTTTGCCCGCATGCCGTATCCGTGACCGCCGGTCGGGTAAAGATGCATCTCGGCCGGGACCTTGGCGGCCGCTAATGCGCCGTAATAAAGCAGGCTATTCTCAACGTGAACGGGATCATCTTCCGTCTGAAACAGAAATGTCGGAGGTGTGTTGGCATTCGGTTGTACTGCAACCGAAAGCCGCTGATCGTCCGCGCTGCGGCGAATCATTCCGGGATATAGCAGAACGGCAAAATTCGGGCGGCAATCCAGTTCGTCCGCGGAATCAACTTTCGCATAAGTTCGCTGAGGATGATTACTGAGAGCGGCCGAAAGGTGTGCTCCCGCCGAAAATCCCATCACACCAATCTTCGCCGGATCGATCTTCCATTCCTTTGCATGCTGTCGCACGATCCCCATCGCGCGTTGCGCGTCTTCGAGTGGCTGTTTCCATGGCTCCGGTTTCTGGTCGAGGTAAACCCGATACTTCACCAGCACGCAGTTCACGCCCTTGCTCACGAGCCACTCGCAAATTTCCGTACCCTCAATGTCGAACGCCAGCCAGCGGTACCCTCCTCCGGGAAAAACCAGCATGGCGGATCCTGTGTTGTTCTCGCCGGCTCGATAAATCGTCATCACCGGGTCGGTGACGTTCGTGATGCGAGTAACTTTCCCCTTGGCGCCATCGAGATCAGGTCGATTTACAACGCTCTCGGCTGATGCATTGGCGGTGACGCCAGGAGCGCCTTTGGGCCACAGCTTCAACGAGAGTGGCTCTTGTGCTTGTGCGATGGAGATGATGAGAGCAAAAAGCAGTATGAAACCGGAAACCCTGATCACGCGCATTCCTCCGTCGCCGACATCTTACGACAGCGCCCGGGAAATAGCGTCTACGAGCAAACTCGGAGTTATTCTGGCGCTACTTTCAGGATCTCAATGGCACTAGCCTGCCATTCGCCTTCTTTATCCTGATTTGCAGTCAGGCGCACCTCGGCCCCTTCGCGCACTCCGTCTTCGGGTTTAGCTTCACGTTTTGCTTTGGGAACAGCCGCGCTGTATGTGACCTTCGCAGTCGAGATCTCGACCCGGCGCGTCGGACCTTTCGGACCCTGAACGAACACCCATTTCTTGCCGGACTCCAGATTCGGACCGTTCACCACCTGGCCGGTGAAGCTGCCGTCGGTGGCAAAAGCGACGCTGCAGCAGAAAAGAAGCGCAACGAGAACAGTTTTCCTCACGTCACATCAGATGCCAAATTCCACAATCAAGTAACGTGAGCCCTAAGTTAGCTCAGGCGAGCTATTTCGGAATCCAGGAACTCGATCTGCTTTTTCAGCATTTCGCGATGGCGCTCGTTCTGCGACTTACGCATCTGGTCCTCAGCATAGACTCTGGCCAGGCGCAATTCCTGCGCTCGCTGCGCCTTTGCAACTTGCTCCTTGGAGCGCTGTCCTTTTCCATCAGTGCTTGTGGGTTTCGAAAACTGGCTCTGCTGCTCTTCAACCGACTTACTTTCCCAGCCCCTTGCCATGCTTCCATTCTATGTCCAGAAGCGTTCACCCGCTATAATCGCTAATTCGCACTCATCTTTTTGTTTGTGCTGTAAGGAATCCGATGTCTCTTGAACTGAAAATCCACGAACTCCGCCGTCAGAAGCTTCAGCAGATTGAAGCTCTGGGTCAGCAGTCTTATCCCTACAAATACGAATTCAGCCATCTCGTCCCGCAGGTCCTGGCCGAGTACGGTGAAAAGCAGGGTCCGGAACTCGAAGCCAACCGCGCCGAAGTGCGCGTTGCTGGCCGCATTATGGCCGTCCGCCTGATGGGGAAAGCCGGATTCATGCACCTTCAGCAGGCGGGGCAACGGCTCCAGGTGTACGTCAAGAAAGATGACGTCGGGGAAAAGCAGTTCGAGTTGTTCAAGTTGCTCGACATCGGCGATCACATCGGCGTGAAGGGATACCTTTTCCGCACGCGCACCAACGAGCTTACGGTTCACGTGCAGGAGATCACATTCCTTTCAAAAGACCTGCTTCCCTTGCCGGAAAAATGGCACGGCCTCACCGACGTCGAACTTCGGTACCGGCAGCGCTACGTCGATCTCTTCATGAATCCGGAAGTCCGAGAGGTGTTCGTCAAGCGTGCGCAAATTGTGCGGTCCATTCGTCGCTGGTTCGACGAGCGCAACTACGTGGAAGTCGAAACTCCCATGATGCAGCCGCTCTACGGTGGAGCCGCCGCACGTCCGTTCGTCACCCACCACAACACGCTGGATATCGACCTGTATCTCCGCATCGCGCCTGAACTCTATCTGAAGCGCCTGACCGTCGGCGGACTCGATCGCGTGTACGAGATCAACCGTAACTTCCGCAACGAAGGCATCTCGACGTCCCACAACCCTGAATTCACGATGTTGGAGTTCTACCAGGCCTACGCCGACATGTACGACATGATGCAGATCACCGAGGATCTGCTCTCGTCCGTCGCGCGCGAAACTACCGGAAGCCCGAAGGTAAAGTTTGGTGATCATGAAATCGACTGGTCGAATTGGCAGCGACTCACCATGCGCGAAGCCATCATCAAGTACTGGCCCGACGAAGCCGGAAACAAGCCCGAGATCAGCGATTTCGATACCGTCGAGTCGGTCGGCCAGCTTGTGGCACGCCTGAACGCTTCGCGGACGCCCCACATGGTATTCGATCCCAAAGCCCCGGCTGGCAGGACAATCGCTGACCTCTTCGAGGCCGTGGCCGAAGAGCATCTCATCCAGCCGACAATCATCTACGAGTTCCCGATGGCCATCTCGCCGCTCGCGAAGAACAGCCGCAAGCCGGAAGACCGCGAAAACTGGGTCGAGCGCTTTGAAGTCTTTGTCGGCGGAATGGAGATCGGCAACGCCTTCAGCGAACTCAACGATCCCGAGGAGCAGCGCCGCCGTTTTGAACAGCAACTCGCCGAAAAGGCGCGGGGTGACGAAGAAGCTCACCAGATGGACGAAGACTACGTTCGTGCCCTCTCCTACGGCATGCCGCCTACTGGTGGCGAAGGCATCGGCGTCGACCGCCTCGCCATGTTACTGACCGACTCCCACTCCATCCGCGACGTCATTCTCTTCCCCCTGATGCGCCCGGCGCAGCCGCAAGAATTGGTGACGGAAGAAGAGACTGCCGAATCGGAGAAGAAATAATCATGGTCAGATTCGGAATTATCGGCT containing:
- a CDS encoding alpha/beta hydrolase, giving the protein MRVIRVSGFILLFALIISIAQAQEPLSLKLWPKGAPGVTANASAESVVNRPDLDGAKGKVTRITNVTDPVMTIYRAGENNTGSAMLVFPGGGYRWLAFDIEGTEICEWLVSKGVNCVLVKYRVYLDQKPEPWKQPLEDAQRAMGIVRQHAKEWKIDPAKIGVMGFSAGAHLSAALSNHPQRTYAKVDSADELDCRPNFAVLLYPGMIRRSADDQRLSVAVQPNANTPPTFLFQTEDDPVHVENSLLYYGALAAAKVPAEMHLYPTGGHGYGMRAKYNAVAGIWPELLMKWLADLKIIHGNK
- a CDS encoding MmcQ/YjbR family DNA-binding protein; this encodes MNGNDFRRLALSLEGAEEGSHMGSVDFRVGGHIFATLASVKQGYGNLLLTPEVQAQFVAEAPEVFIPIAGGWGRMGATHLVLARASEDVVLGALKTAWKIRVDKNSKTKKTTSSRRKR
- the lysS gene encoding lysine--tRNA ligase, coding for MSLELKIHELRRQKLQQIEALGQQSYPYKYEFSHLVPQVLAEYGEKQGPELEANRAEVRVAGRIMAVRLMGKAGFMHLQQAGQRLQVYVKKDDVGEKQFELFKLLDIGDHIGVKGYLFRTRTNELTVHVQEITFLSKDLLPLPEKWHGLTDVELRYRQRYVDLFMNPEVREVFVKRAQIVRSIRRWFDERNYVEVETPMMQPLYGGAAARPFVTHHNTLDIDLYLRIAPELYLKRLTVGGLDRVYEINRNFRNEGISTSHNPEFTMLEFYQAYADMYDMMQITEDLLSSVARETTGSPKVKFGDHEIDWSNWQRLTMREAIIKYWPDEAGNKPEISDFDTVESVGQLVARLNASRTPHMVFDPKAPAGRTIADLFEAVAEEHLIQPTIIYEFPMAISPLAKNSRKPEDRENWVERFEVFVGGMEIGNAFSELNDPEEQRRRFEQQLAEKARGDEEAHQMDEDYVRALSYGMPPTGGEGIGVDRLAMLLTDSHSIRDVILFPLMRPAQPQELVTEEETAESEKK